The Molothrus ater isolate BHLD 08-10-18 breed brown headed cowbird chromosome 38, BPBGC_Mater_1.1, whole genome shotgun sequence genome has a segment encoding these proteins:
- the LOC118700829 gene encoding uncharacterized protein LOC118700829 — translation MAGPWARFGHGLAVGALRPLNAARAPAPSTELCPGAPGNGGGARQRARQAPLRSPPTRHSPHSRPQALTPSPEPWAPSPNLQPRALSSEPQPQALSPEPEPQAPSPDPELRAPAPSLSPGPEPLP, via the coding sequence ATGGCCGGGCCTTGGGCCCGCTTTGGACACGGCCTGGCCGTGGGGGCCCTCAGGCCGCTGAATGCTGCCCGGGCCCCAGCCCcgagcacagagctctgcccgGGGGCTCCGGGCAACGGCGGCGGCGCTCGGCAGCGAGCCCGGCaggccccgctccgctccccgcccACCCGGCACAGCCCTCACAGCCGGCCCCAAGCCCTGacccccagccccgagccctGGGCCCCGAGCCCCAACCTCCAGCCCCGAGCCCTGAGCTCCGAGCCCCAGCCCCAAGCACTGAGCCCCGAGCCTGAGCCCCAAGCCCCGAGCCCTGACCCTGAGCTCCGAGCCCCAGCCCCGAGCCTGAGCCCTGGCCCTGAGCCCCTACCCTGA